The Psychrobacter sp. LV10R520-6 genome includes a region encoding these proteins:
- a CDS encoding transcription antitermination factor NusB, with product MRQPATASRNNKNKPSSNLKMVGSVRVRVIRTLLAIQNGQSLSSVLDPLLNSLHEGDKGFAHALLLTTLRQWYALERLLDTLADNNIDEIEVRTTIQVGLTQLLYLEVADHAAIHETVEAVKEIDFAHASGLVNAILRKVVKNTNKFRKKCDKNHSLPNWLAYQLKQDWSEEYSALTQGLRQPAPMFLRVNTTINTVDAYQQALEQADVEAELVEVVSGLQLSNLTDKTDTTITTQALRLEQTTAVSGLPSFAEGAASVQDMHAQLAAPLIHQALINKVNADAINDNNGDANQTSNTELHILDACAAPGGKLAHWLELLNADKQSSLFHVKPSENESGDKTDSSGSRAIKLTAIDNEAPRIGRIHENLERLHLEHSEQIKLNVVCADATRWQGIQESKKQKVDKNEPVFDAILLDSPCTATGVIRRHPDISLLRTEEDVDQTASLQEEILDNLWPQLKVGGYLLYVTCSILKQENVEQMQAFLNHHTDATAIEFTEECSWGIAQEIGRQCLPIDSESGDGFYYALLHKIA from the coding sequence ATGAGACAACCCGCAACCGCGTCTAGAAATAATAAAAACAAGCCTTCAAGCAATCTTAAGATGGTTGGTAGTGTGCGTGTACGCGTCATTCGTACCTTGCTTGCCATCCAAAATGGCCAGTCATTATCGAGTGTACTTGATCCTTTGTTAAACAGTTTACACGAGGGTGATAAGGGCTTTGCACATGCGCTATTATTGACCACCTTACGCCAGTGGTATGCTCTTGAGCGCCTACTTGATACTTTAGCAGATAACAATATCGATGAGATTGAGGTGCGCACTACCATCCAAGTGGGATTAACTCAGCTATTATACTTGGAAGTGGCTGACCACGCGGCGATTCATGAAACGGTAGAGGCCGTTAAAGAAATTGATTTTGCCCATGCCTCTGGCTTAGTTAATGCTATTTTACGTAAAGTCGTTAAAAATACTAACAAATTCCGTAAGAAATGCGATAAAAACCACAGCTTGCCTAATTGGCTCGCCTATCAGCTCAAGCAAGATTGGAGTGAGGAATACTCAGCATTAACTCAAGGATTGCGTCAGCCCGCACCGATGTTTTTACGAGTGAATACTACTATTAATACTGTGGACGCCTATCAACAAGCGCTAGAACAAGCAGATGTTGAAGCCGAATTGGTCGAAGTGGTTAGTGGTTTACAACTGTCAAATCTGACCGATAAAACCGATACTACTATAACAACCCAAGCGTTACGTTTAGAGCAAACTACAGCCGTTAGTGGTTTACCCTCATTTGCGGAAGGTGCTGCTAGTGTGCAAGATATGCATGCTCAGCTTGCTGCACCACTGATTCACCAAGCGCTTATAAATAAGGTAAATGCTGATGCTATTAATGATAACAATGGCGATGCTAATCAAACCAGCAATACCGAGCTGCATATTTTAGATGCTTGCGCCGCCCCTGGTGGTAAACTTGCCCATTGGTTAGAGCTGTTAAATGCAGACAAGCAGTCCTCATTGTTTCATGTGAAACCTAGTGAAAATGAAAGCGGTGATAAGACTGATTCGTCGGGTAGTCGTGCGATTAAACTAACGGCTATTGATAATGAAGCCCCGCGTATTGGTCGCATTCATGAAAATTTAGAGCGTCTACATTTAGAACACTCTGAGCAAATTAAGCTTAATGTCGTCTGTGCTGATGCGACAAGATGGCAGGGCATCCAGGAATCTAAAAAGCAAAAAGTAGATAAAAACGAACCCGTATTTGACGCTATATTACTCGATTCACCTTGTACCGCTACTGGCGTAATTCGTCGCCATCCTGATATCAGTCTTTTACGTACAGAAGAAGACGTGGATCAAACGGCGTCATTACAAGAAGAGATATTAGACAATCTATGGCCGCAATTGAAAGTCGGTGGTTATTTGCTTTACGTAACCTGCTCGATATTAAAGCAAGAAAACGTGGAACAAATGCAAGCATTTTTAAACCATCATACCGATGCTACTGCTATCGAATTCACCGAAGAATGCAGTTGGGGTATTGCTCAAGAAATCGGGCGTCAATGTTTGCCAATTGATAGTGAGAGTGGCGACGGCTTTTATTATGCGCTGCTACATAAAATAGCTTAA
- the fmt gene encoding methionyl-tRNA formyltransferase: MTIIASSSDLSTAPTTQNPQATSRLRVVFAGTPEFAAISLEALISQQDALNIDIVAVYTQPDRKAGRGQKLSASAVKQVALAHDIPVEQPDTFKKSSSSGIAARQTLRTYQSDVMIVAAYGLILPIGVLTTPTYGCLNIHASLLPRWRGAAPIHRALLVGDTQTGITIMQMDKGLDTGDMLHKVSCAIEADDSAASLHDKLAELGATAISTVLQDLNYYQTQAITQDDNEANYAEKLIKTEGAIDWSQSATVIERQIRGLTPWPGAYTFLEGQRVKILASLPVNTTQQTTKPVGTVISVGRKAILVACGKDKQQVDNINQQASTLAITKLQFAGSKPVTAEQICHGNQLNDGDQFTDNSD, translated from the coding sequence ATGACTATAATTGCTTCCTCTTCCGACTTATCTACCGCCCCCACTACTCAGAACCCGCAAGCTACCAGCCGATTGCGAGTGGTTTTTGCGGGTACCCCTGAGTTTGCAGCTATAAGCCTTGAGGCGTTAATCAGCCAACAAGACGCGCTCAATATAGATATTGTAGCGGTATATACCCAGCCGGATCGTAAGGCGGGACGCGGTCAAAAACTATCAGCCTCTGCCGTTAAACAAGTCGCACTGGCTCATGACATTCCTGTTGAACAACCCGATACCTTTAAAAAGTCTAGCAGTTCCGGTATTGCTGCCAGACAAACCTTGAGAACTTATCAATCGGACGTGATGATCGTTGCCGCTTACGGGCTGATATTGCCTATTGGGGTTTTGACCACACCTACTTACGGCTGCTTGAATATTCACGCTTCCTTATTACCACGGTGGCGCGGCGCGGCGCCCATTCACAGGGCATTATTAGTCGGAGATACTCAGACGGGTATTACCATTATGCAGATGGATAAAGGGTTAGATACTGGCGATATGTTGCATAAAGTTAGCTGCGCTATTGAAGCCGATGACAGTGCCGCCAGTCTCCATGATAAGCTGGCAGAGTTAGGCGCGACTGCTATCAGCACCGTGCTACAAGACCTAAATTATTATCAAACGCAGGCTATCACCCAAGATGACAATGAGGCTAATTATGCTGAAAAGCTCATCAAAACAGAAGGCGCTATTGACTGGTCACAATCGGCTACTGTAATTGAAAGGCAAATCCGCGGACTAACCCCATGGCCGGGCGCTTATACTTTTTTAGAGGGACAACGTGTTAAGATTTTAGCCAGCCTACCTGTTAATACGACCCAGCAAACCACTAAACCTGTCGGAACCGTTATCAGTGTCGGACGCAAGGCTATTTTGGTTGCGTGCGGTAAAGACAAACAGCAAGTAGACAACATAAATCAGCAAGCCAGCACCTTAGCGATAACCAAATTACAATTTGCCGGTAGCAAGCCAGTAACTGCCGAGCAAATCTGTCATGGCAATCAGCTTAATGATGGCGACCAATTCACTGATAATTCAGACTAA
- a CDS encoding response regulator: MQQFQSLQRLLFFYTLTLIIMLSLYYVVMFLDLKTHSKQHTLSIFNSLQYELIEQAEPTDADIEKILQKPIFQDISYQLVFMLPSGQTYVHRYTRPHEAEFTTVNFPTLASPFVNSNSAYTLNNSALAGTIKLESGHQVYTVLRHQPPEINWIFYRFWLPLMTAIILFIIALLYMLNRRTNWEQLLLYTDNLNSAAKKAYTPPPFIEKKTTADFLRLGHALSRISYQLHNNNRRSKTLNHRLERLVDQAPLPMLMVMRHGQVSFFNQRFEQVFATSFQPNANYQLTDFVTGNDESTQLLLQELSTQRVTRTLLVYGIANKQAYQLHITPWFGEHGQVHGFTVLLNNVNDFVNQTEILQQQNQQLQRQLSEFSQLRSVIGHELRPPLDAIIGILEQIDTKTLTAERHEVLTTLTQSSHSMLAMLNDMLDIANIEAGKTHIINEPVDIFKLGQHVSHLMTDNTRRQGLELLYFFAPDCPRYIDTDSTRLRQILLNLLDSAIQFTTSGYVALVIEPVTIKNRTQTQEQKEEGGSTFGAHDIKAHNVKKDNPQHWVRFSIQDTGIGIVPARQQQLLDYFNKTNNQTSQQFADIGLALATSNSFAQLLGGFIELDSTFDNNRSNEVSTFMLYLPCRRPSYQPVYHFNTNLTHIHLIAVVDQTLFATNLRRLCHYLSIPATIYTAVDIASSQQLTNQLAQNIQTLAPILLLDYEYYEISTIALSEDSEDSNSRITPKEMSHNEANHTEANHTEVNHKKTNYKSTSDKAATNTNVREVLDSLLNRSSLPKILLSMKPERSIPSTLLAQFDGFLSKPLDSALLLSELLRLTQPITQKKNNKGAESATALNNPIEEVLAPLILVVEDSPTNQKITCKLLSKLGYRSMVAEDGQQALDQLQVQRQEIALILMDCRMPVMDGLQATQAIRAQGDDIPIVALTANNTEQDREDCFAVGMDEFLSKPIDKNKLQAVLQHLIKA, translated from the coding sequence ATGCAACAGTTTCAGTCTCTACAACGCTTGCTGTTCTTTTATACCCTGACGCTAATAATCATGTTGTCGTTATACTATGTGGTGATGTTTCTTGACCTCAAAACGCACAGTAAGCAGCATACGCTAAGTATCTTTAATTCTTTACAGTATGAGCTTATTGAGCAGGCTGAACCCACCGATGCGGACATTGAGAAAATATTACAGAAGCCTATTTTTCAAGATATCAGTTATCAGCTGGTTTTTATGCTGCCGTCTGGTCAGACTTACGTCCATCGTTATACCCGTCCTCATGAGGCTGAATTTACTACCGTTAACTTCCCTACCCTTGCTTCGCCGTTCGTCAATAGTAATAGCGCCTATACCCTTAATAACAGTGCTTTAGCAGGCACTATCAAGCTTGAAAGTGGTCATCAAGTATACACGGTACTGCGCCATCAACCGCCTGAAATAAATTGGATCTTTTATCGTTTTTGGCTGCCATTAATGACGGCGATTATACTCTTTATCATCGCACTACTTTACATGCTCAACCGTCGTACCAATTGGGAACAGCTGTTACTCTATACCGATAACTTGAACAGCGCTGCGAAAAAGGCTTACACACCGCCACCATTTATTGAAAAAAAAACGACCGCTGATTTTTTACGCTTAGGGCATGCCCTTAGTCGTATCAGTTATCAGCTACATAATAATAATCGACGCAGTAAAACGCTCAACCATCGGCTTGAGCGCTTGGTCGATCAGGCACCGCTACCTATGCTGATGGTAATGCGTCACGGGCAGGTCAGCTTTTTTAATCAGCGTTTCGAGCAAGTATTTGCCACCTCATTCCAGCCTAATGCAAATTATCAACTGACTGACTTTGTCACTGGTAACGATGAATCGACCCAACTCCTGCTACAGGAACTATCCACCCAGCGTGTCACCCGTACGCTATTGGTCTACGGCATAGCGAACAAGCAAGCCTATCAGCTACATATCACTCCTTGGTTCGGCGAGCATGGACAAGTTCATGGCTTTACCGTGCTCCTCAATAATGTCAACGATTTTGTCAATCAGACTGAGATCTTACAACAACAAAACCAGCAGCTACAACGACAGCTTAGCGAATTTAGCCAGCTTAGATCTGTCATTGGTCACGAGCTACGCCCACCGTTAGATGCCATTATTGGCATACTTGAACAGATAGATACTAAGACTTTAACGGCTGAGCGGCATGAAGTACTGACCACGTTAACGCAGTCTAGTCACTCTATGCTAGCGATGCTCAATGACATGCTAGATATAGCAAATATAGAGGCAGGAAAAACTCATATTATTAATGAGCCTGTAGATATTTTTAAACTGGGACAACATGTTAGTCATTTAATGACAGACAATACACGTCGGCAAGGACTTGAGTTACTGTATTTTTTTGCACCCGATTGTCCACGCTATATCGATACGGATAGCACTCGTTTGCGTCAAATCTTACTTAATTTATTAGATAGCGCCATACAATTTACTACCTCAGGTTATGTCGCACTTGTCATCGAACCTGTTACCATTAAAAATCGGACACAAACACAGGAACAAAAAGAGGAAGGCGGATCAACGTTTGGCGCTCATGATATCAAAGCTCATAATGTCAAAAAAGACAACCCGCAACATTGGGTTCGCTTTAGCATACAAGATACAGGAATAGGTATAGTGCCTGCTAGGCAACAGCAGTTGCTTGATTATTTTAATAAAACCAATAACCAAACCAGCCAGCAATTCGCTGATATCGGACTGGCCTTGGCTACTTCTAATAGTTTCGCTCAGTTATTAGGCGGATTTATTGAGCTTGACAGTACCTTTGATAACAACCGCTCTAATGAAGTTAGCACCTTTATGCTCTACCTACCCTGTCGCCGTCCCAGTTATCAACCGGTATATCATTTCAATACTAACTTGACTCACATTCACCTTATCGCGGTCGTCGACCAAACACTTTTCGCCACCAATCTGCGACGTCTGTGTCACTATTTATCAATACCTGCCACTATTTATACTGCTGTAGACATAGCGAGCAGTCAACAGCTAACCAACCAGCTGGCGCAAAACATACAAACGCTGGCGCCTATATTACTTTTAGATTATGAATATTATGAGATCAGTACTATAGCGTTATCTGAGGACTCAGAAGATAGCAATAGTAGGATAACTCCTAAAGAAATGAGTCATAACGAAGCAAACCATACAGAAGCAAACCATACAGAAGTAAATCATAAAAAAACAAACTATAAAAGTACAAGCGACAAAGCAGCGACTAATACTAACGTCCGGGAAGTGTTAGACAGTCTATTGAACCGCTCATCGTTACCCAAGATACTCCTTAGCATGAAGCCTGAGCGCAGTATACCTTCTACGCTACTGGCTCAGTTTGACGGTTTTTTAAGCAAACCCTTAGATAGCGCCTTATTGCTATCCGAGCTGCTGCGCCTAACACAACCAATAACACAGAAAAAAAACAATAAAGGTGCTGAATCAGCAACAGCGCTAAACAATCCTATAGAAGAAGTATTAGCACCGCTGATTTTAGTAGTAGAAGATAGCCCAACCAATCAAAAAATTACCTGCAAATTATTAAGTAAATTGGGCTATCGCAGTATGGTGGCAGAAGATGGTCAGCAAGCTTTAGATCAGCTACAAGTTCAGCGCCAAGAAATTGCACTAATCTTAATGGACTGCCGAATGCCCGTTATGGATGGCCTGCAGGCCACCCAAGCTATTCGCGCACAAGGGGATGACATTCCTATCGTGGCGCTCACTGCGAACAATACTGAACAGGATCGTGAAGATTGTTTTGCGGTAGGAATGGATGAGTTTTTATCCAAACCTATTGATAAAAATAAACTACAAGCCGTTTTACAACACCTAATTAAAGCTTAA
- a CDS encoding riboflavin synthase: protein MFTGIIESVGKVKAMQPVGGDIRLVIESDDLDFSDVSLGDSIASNGICLTVVDLGSNYYAVDVSRETIARTALEDLKSGHVVNLEKAMLPTTRFGGHIVAGHVDGVGVVSKLEKDARSIYIEIELPQELAHYTATKGSITLDGISLTTNLVRDNIVCLNIIPHTAQVTNIAKHWLLGSKVNIEVDIVARYLERLLNKSQTGTMNAPSLQSPITEDFLADNGFMK from the coding sequence ATGTTTACAGGAATTATCGAAAGTGTGGGTAAAGTTAAAGCCATGCAGCCAGTTGGTGGTGATATTCGCTTGGTAATTGAATCTGATGATTTGGACTTCAGCGATGTGTCATTAGGCGATTCTATTGCTTCAAATGGTATTTGTTTGACCGTAGTGGATTTGGGTAGTAATTATTATGCTGTTGATGTTTCACGTGAAACTATTGCCCGTACTGCACTAGAGGACTTAAAATCAGGTCATGTGGTCAATTTAGAAAAAGCCATGCTACCGACCACCCGCTTTGGTGGGCACATTGTCGCTGGACACGTTGATGGGGTCGGCGTCGTGAGTAAGCTTGAAAAAGATGCGCGCTCTATTTATATCGAAATCGAATTACCGCAAGAGTTGGCGCATTATACGGCGACTAAGGGATCTATCACGCTTGATGGCATCAGTCTGACGACCAATCTGGTACGGGACAATATCGTCTGTTTGAATATCATTCCGCATACGGCGCAGGTTACCAATATTGCCAAGCATTGGCTGTTAGGTAGCAAGGTCAATATTGAGGTAGATATTGTGGCACGCTACTTAGAGCGTCTATTAAATAAATCGCAAACCGGAACCATGAATGCGCCCAGCCTGCAAAGCCCTATTACTGAGGATTTTTTAGCAGATAACGGCTTTATGAAGTAA